One segment of Trachemys scripta elegans isolate TJP31775 chromosome 1, CAS_Tse_1.0, whole genome shotgun sequence DNA contains the following:
- the REP15 gene encoding rab15 effector protein translates to MGQKLSQEPNEKNKADIIIINEVFSQGVVHASQKLKEYLGFEDSQSKFRPAMDTLNEIFLVNFISFCIEKGVEERITTSKMTKQQSLLLGIDWIWTLSGADKQINLQIAVQSLQMAELLHDETGPSKEATLADQPFKNKSRFEKLQEFCTLVGQDCLGLFIMFGVPGKPKDIRGVMLDSINKEKRKNHLSGENALRQFVLNTDSFLSTKEMLENCLCKKNGLKEVGKVYINFL, encoded by the coding sequence ATGGGCCAGAAATTATCACAGGAACCTAACGAGAAGAACAAGGCTGACATTATCATTATAAACGAGGTGTTCAGCCAAGGAGTGGTCCATGCATCTCAAAAGCTGAAAGAATACCTTGGATTTGAAGATTCTCAGAGCAAATTCCGCCCAGCCATGGATACTTTAAATGAGATCTTTTTGGTGAACTTCATCAGTTTCTGTATTGAAAAAGGAGTGGAGGAGCGTATCACGACCAGCAAGATGACGAAGCAACAGTCTTTGCTGCTTGGGATCGACTGGATCTGGACTTTATCAGGAGCCGACAAACAAATCAATCTTCAGATCGCCGTGCAGTCTTTGCAGATGGCTGAGCTCCTCCATGATGAAACTGGGCCCAGCAAGGAAGCCACGTTAGCAGACCAGCctttcaaaaacaaaagcagGTTTGAGAAGCTTCAAGAGTTCTGCACGCTGGTGGGACAAGACTGCCTGGGCCTCTTTATAATGTTTGGAGTGCCAGGGAAGCCTAAGGACATTAGAGGAGTCATGCTAGACAGCATCAACAAGGAGAAACGAAAAAATCACCTGTCAGGCGAGAATGCTCTAAGGCAGTTCGTCTTGAACACTGACAGCTTCCTCTCCACTAAAGAAATGCTTGAAAACTGCCTCTGTAAGAAAAATGGGCTCAAGGAGGTGGGCAAGGTGTACATTAACTTTCTTTAA